The window GAACGTGCCGCCGACCACCTTGGCCAGGGTCTCCACCGCGAGGGTCTTGGCCACCCCGGGCACACCCTCCAGCAGGCAGTGACCGCGGGCCAGCAGCGCCACGAACATCCGCTCGACCATCCGATCCTGGCCGACGATGACCCGCTTGACCTCGAACATGGCCCGCTCGAGCTGCGACGCGTCCTGCGCGGGCGGCACCGGCACGCCGGCGTCGGCGCTGGTCTCGGTATCGGGCGTGCTCGGCTGCGCCACCGGTCCTCCACAACTGTCGAGAAACGCCGGCTCTTCGACGCCGACGGTCAAGACTTACACGACAGACAACAGCACACGGCTGAGAGGTTCCTAAGAACCCCACGTCCGTACTGCACGGCAGCATAGGGAGCCGTGTCGTCATCCGGGCGTCATCATCGCCGGATTCGCATGTCTTCGCAGCCCAGAATGCCATGGGCCGAATGTGTGGATCTTTCTGCGCGATCCGCCGGATCGGGCACCGTCACCGGGTACTCACGCGACCTTGGGAAGCGTGTAGCATTTGCTACGTCGCCGGGCGGCTTCCCCCGTGGCCGCCCGGCGCTCAAACTTCTTCTCCCGGCCGTAATGTCTGCGGCATGGTCGAGGACTTTCCACCCCAGTGCTCTTCCAAGGGCTGTCGTGCGGCCGCCGAGTGGCAGCTCCTCTGGAACAATCCGAAGATCCACACGCCGGAACGGCGAAAGACGTGGCTGGCCTGCGGCGAGCACCGGGCCACCCTGAGTTCGTTCCTCGACGCGCGGGGATTCCTGCGTGAGGTCACTCCCTTCGCCTCGTCGGACGGTGCGGTCGTCTCCTAGGCTCTAGTTGTGAGCGAGCCGTCCACGCCTACCGCCGTCGATGCCCTCGAGCCCTGGCCCGGCACCGTCGCCTGGCGCCCGGTCTCCAGCCGGCTGATCATCGTCCATCTCATCGGGATCGCGATCTGGTCCGCGGTGCTGCTCGGTGGGCTGCTCGCCGGATACCTGATCGTCGAGGGCACGCCCTGGCTGTTCGGGATGGGCGCGGTGCTCGCCCTGGGCGCGTGGCGGGCCGTCATCGCCGCCCGGGCCGTCCGCGCCTGGGGTTACGCCGAGCGCGACAAGGACCTGCTCGTCCGGCACGGGTTGCTGGTCCGGCACCTGTCCATCGTGCCGTATGCGCGGATGCAGTACGTGGACGTCACCGCCGGTCCGCTGGAGCGCGCGTTCGGGCTGGCCACCGTCCAGTTGCACACCGCCGCGGCGGCCAGCAACGCCCGCGTGCCGGGCCTGCCACCGGACGAGGCGTCCCGCCTGCGCGACCGGCTGACCGCCCTCGGCGAAGACCGGGCCGAGGGCCTGTGACCAGCGCCGGACTCCCCCATCCCGCGCAGGCCACCCCCGGCGGCGACCCGGTCCGGGGCGCCCCCGCAAGCGACACCCCCGCCCTGCCCGGCACGTCCTCTCCGGCCGGTGTCCCCGCCCACTCCGATCCGGGCACCGCCGGTAACGGCGCCCACCCTCGACCGGACACCGACCCATCTCCGGCCGCCCCAGCCGACGGCGCCCACTCTCGACCGGACGACCCGGCCGGGGGCGGCGGCTCTTTCCCAGGGGCCCAGGGCGACGATTTCCGCCCTCTTGCGGGTGCGGTCGGCAACGGTGGGCAGGTGCCGGCGGGTGGGGCTGGATACGGGGGCTTCTCGTCTTCGGGCCTGCCCGGGAGCGGGAGTCCGCCTCTCTCGGACGGCGAGGGCTCGCCGTCCGTACCATATGGGGGTTTTGCTGGGGAAACGCCTGCCGGGACGGGCCTGCCGGAGGGTGCGGCTCGGCAGCGGTTGCATCCCCTCAGCCCGCTGCTGAAAGGCGCCAAGAGCATCGCGGTGATCATCGCGGCGCTGTCCTGGAACACGCTCGGGCAGGTGGGGGCGACCGATTTCGCGCTGATCGTGCTCGGGCTGGCCGTCGCCGTGGTGATCTTCTCGGCGATCGGCTGGTGGAACACCGGATATCACGTGGTCGGGCGGGAGCTGCGGATCGCCGAAGGGCTGATCTGGCGGCGCAACCGGGCCATCCCGCTCGACCGGCTCCAGGCCGTCGAGGTGCGGCGCCCGCTGCTCGCGCAGCTCACCGGACTCGCCGAACTGCGCCTCGAAGTGGTCGGCGGCGGCAAGACCGAGGCGCCGCTGGCCTATCTCACCGTGCGTGACGCCGGCGTGCTGCGGGAACGGCTGCTGGCGCTGTCCGGGCGGGCGCCCGCCGTCGCCGTGCCCGCGCCCGGTGATCCGGCCGCCGAAGTGCCGCTCTACCAGGTCCGCAACCGGGACCTGCTGGTCAGTCAGCTGCTCACGCCGCAGGCGTTCTTCCTGCCGTTCGGTGTCGCCTGGGTGATCACGCAGTTCGTGATGGAGGGGACCTGGACGTTCATCGGCATCGCCAGCACCGTCACCGCGATGGCCGGTGTGCTGCTGCAGCCCATCCGGCGGGTGCTCCGCGACTGGGACTTCCGGCTGTTCCGCGGGGAACGGCTGGTCCTGCACTACGGGCTCACCGAGACCCGCAGCCAGATCGTGCCGCCGCACCGCGTGCAGACCGTCCGGGTCACCTGGCCGCTGCTGTGGCGGGCCAAACAGTGGCTGAACCTGACGCTCGACATCGCCGGTGTCTCCGGTCCTGAACCCGGCGAGGACCGCGGTTCCGACCGTCTCATGCCGGTCGGTGACCTGGCCGCCGCACGGGCGCTCGTCGCGGCCGCCCTGCCCGGCGTCGACCTGGCCGGGCTCGCCACCTCGCCGCCGCCCGCCCGCGCGAAGTGGCTGCACCCGTTCGGGCTGCGGTTCTACGGGGCCGGGCTCGCCGACCAGGTGTTCGTCAGCCGGGCCGGGCGGCTCACCCGGGAGATGACGCTCGTTCCCTATGCGCGGCTGCAGAGCGTGCGGGTCGTCCAGGGTCCGCTGCAGCGGCGGCTCGGGCTCGCCACCGTCTACGCCGACACCGCCGGTGGGCGGGCCGGTGAAGCCCGCGACCGGGATCTGGCCGAGGCCTACGCGATCGCCGACCAGCTGGCCGCCCGATCCCGGCGGGCGCGCGCCGCCGTCCCGCATCCGGACACCGCATCCGTGCCGCCCGGTCTCGCGCCGGGGCTGGTCCCGCCGGTCGCCGAGCCCGGCTTCGCGCCACCGACGCCCGGCTTCGCGGGGTTCACGCCGCCGGCGCCCGGTTTCGGGGCGGTACCTCCGGGCGCGGCCGATCGACCGGTCAGCGAACCGGACGACGAGACGTACTGGCAGCGGCCCGAACAGTCTTAAGCTTTGGTGATGGAGCTTCCGGAGTTCGCGCCCGGTCTCAGCGCCCGGGTCGAGTTGACGGTCACCGACGCCGACACCGCCCAGTCGATGGGCTCCGGTGACGTGCCGGTTCTCGGCACGCCCCGGCTGCTCGCCCTCGCCGAGGCGGCCACCGTCGCCGCCACCGCCCGGCAGATCCCCGGTGGTGTCACCACGGTCAGCAGCCGCGCCGAGGTCGAGCACCGGGTGCCCACGCCGGTCGGCCGCCGGGTCGCCGCCCAGGCCACGCTGACCAAGGTGGACGGGCCGAAACTGCTGTTCGAGGTGACCGTCCACGACGGGGACACGCAGGTCGCGGAGGTCCGGGTCGAGCGGGTGCTGCTGGATCGGCAGCGGTTCATCGCGCGGGCTCTCGGCGATTGAACGGTGACCGGAGGCCACGCCCGTGAGACGCCTTGCGGTCCGGAACCGGGGCCGCGTCGCGGTGTGGGTGGGTGCTCCTCGTGGCCGTACCGAATCAGAGATCTCCCCAGCGGGCCCGCAGGTCGGACGGGGTCGGCATCGCGGTGGCGCCGCCCTGTCGTTCGCAGACGAGACCGGCCACCGAGAGTGCGAAACGGACGTGGCCGGACCAGGCGGCGAGGTCGGTCGGGCGGCCGTCGGTGAGCAGGCGGCTGATCAGGGCGGCCATCACCGAATCGCCGGCGCCGGTGGCGTCGATCGCGCTGACCAGTGGCGCCGGGATGTCGGTGGCGCCGTCGGCGGCCGCTACGTGGGCGCCTCGGGAGCCGCAGGTGACGACGACCGCGCCCGCGCCGAGGGCGAGGATGCGGGCCGCGGCGGCGGCCGGATCGTGTTCGTCGTAGAGGACGATCGCGTCGGCTGAGCTGAGTTTGACCAGGTCAGCGGTGGCGAAGAACTCTTCGGTGAGGTCGCGGAGGGCGGCCACGGCAGCGGCGTCCGGCAGCAGGGTGGGCCGCACGTTCGGATCGAAGACCCGCAGCGGCCCGGGGACGGCCGCGGACCAGGCGGCTCGGGCGGCGCTCAGGAACGGCTCGCGGAGCAGGCTGATCGAGCCCGTGTAGAGAACCGCCGCCCCCGCCACCGCGGGCAGGTCCAGGTCGGCCGGGGCGAGCAGCGCGTAGGACGGCGGCTCGCCGTAGAACGTGAACGTGGGCTCAGCCCCGTCGAACGTGGTGACGGCGAGGGTGGTGGGTGCGGCGACGCGGCGGACCCCCTGGCCGTCGACGCCGGCGGCGCGCAGGAAGGCGGCCATCCGGTCACCGAGGATGTCGATGCTGAGACTTCCGGCATATCGGGCGTCGCCGCCGAGGCGCGCCACGCCGACGGCGACGTTGAGGGGTGCGCCGCCGATCGCCTGCCGGTAGACCTGTTCGCCGTCGACGTCCGCTTCGAGCAGGTCGATCAGCGCCTCGCCCATCACCATCGCGTAGCCCACGAGGCCAGCCTCTCATCCCGGCGCGGGTGGTCCCAAGCGGGCCAGGCCCCACCGATCAACAGGTCGATTTCCGGAAATTTGCGACAATCGGGAGATGAATACGTTAGTGCTGGCGATGATGGCCCCGCTGATGCTGGCGCCCCCGCCCGTCACCGAGGGGACCTTCAAGACCTGGCGCGACGAGGCGCGCGCCGTCACCTACGACACGGCGGTGGTCCCGGCAGGCGCGCGGGCCACGGTCACGATCATCCAAAACCATGCCGGGGTACGGGTGAGCCTGCTCGCCACCGGACTGACACCCGGCCGACCGTACGGCGCCCACCTGCACACCAACCCGTGTGGGAAGGATCCGGCCGCGGCCGGCCCGCACTATCAGAACCGTCTCGACCCCGCCGCCGGACCGGGCAAGCCGTCGACCGACCCGGCCTACGCCAACTCCCGCAACGAGGTGTGGCTGGACCTCATCGCCGACCGCAACGGGGTCGGCCGGGCGGTGACCGCGCAGGACTGGACGTTCGACGACCGGCAGGCCCGATCACTGGTGCTGCACGCCGAGCACACGCACACCGCGCCGGGTGAGGCGGGCACGGCCGGCGCCCGGCTGGCGTGCCTGACTCTGCCGATCGCGTTGTCCTGATCATGGTGGCCGGGCCCGGGCCTGCCGGGCCCGGTGCTTCGGCGGTAACGTCGGGGGCACCGAGAACGGAGGCACCCACATGGCCGAGAACAGCGGCGCCCAGCCCGCAGCGAAGACGGAGTCACACGACCCCGACTTCCCCGAGGCGTTCCTGAGCTTCATGCGTCAGGGTTGGCGGGAGGATCCGCTGGCCGTGGCGCCCCTGCCCGAGGTGCCGAACTACGCGAAGCGCCGCAACGCCCTCTCCGAGGCGTTCCCCGGCGAGACCCTGATCATCCCGAGCGGCAACGAGAAGGTGCGTGCCAACGACACCGACTACCACTTCCGCCCGGGCAGCGACTTCTTCTACCTGACCGGCGACCGCGACCCGGACAGTGTGCTGATCCTGCACCCGAGCGGGTCGGGGCACGACGCGGTGCTTTATACGCGGCAGCGCAACTCGAAGGACACCGACCGGTTCTTCCGGGACCGCAACGGTGAGCTGTGGGTGGGCCGGACCCACACGCTGTCGGAGAAGTCGACCGAGCTGGGGCTGACCGCGGCACCGCTGGGCGACCTGGGCGCGGCGCTGGCCGGTTCGGCGCCGGGCCGGACCCGGGTGCTGCGCGGCCTCGACCCGAATGTGGACCGCGCGGTGCTGGCCTACGAGCCGGACCGGGCCAAGCCGCGCGACCGCGCGCTGGCCGCCGTGATCTCCGAGCTCAAGCTGGTCAAGGACGAGTGGGAGATCGCGCAGCTGCAGGCCGCGATCGACGCCACGGTGCGCGGCTTCGAGGATGTGGCCCGGATCCTGCCGGCCGACCGGAGCGTCAAGGAGCGGCTGCTGGAGGGAGTGTTCGGGCTGCGCGCCCGGCACGACGGCAACGACGTCGGCTACACGTCGATCGTGGGCGCCGGCCCGCACGCGACGATCCTGCACTGGGTGCGCAACACGGGTGTGACCACGCCCGGTGAGCT of the Actinoplanes sichuanensis genome contains:
- a CDS encoding PH domain-containing protein; translated protein: MSEPSTPTAVDALEPWPGTVAWRPVSSRLIIVHLIGIAIWSAVLLGGLLAGYLIVEGTPWLFGMGAVLALGAWRAVIAARAVRAWGYAERDKDLLVRHGLLVRHLSIVPYARMQYVDVTAGPLERAFGLATVQLHTAAAASNARVPGLPPDEASRLRDRLTALGEDRAEGL
- a CDS encoding thioesterase family protein, which translates into the protein MELPEFAPGLSARVELTVTDADTAQSMGSGDVPVLGTPRLLALAEAATVAATARQIPGGVTTVSSRAEVEHRVPTPVGRRVAAQATLTKVDGPKLLFEVTVHDGDTQVAEVRVERVLLDRQRFIARALGD
- a CDS encoding carbohydrate kinase family protein, with product MGYAMVMGEALIDLLEADVDGEQVYRQAIGGAPLNVAVGVARLGGDARYAGSLSIDILGDRMAAFLRAAGVDGQGVRRVAAPTTLAVTTFDGAEPTFTFYGEPPSYALLAPADLDLPAVAGAAVLYTGSISLLREPFLSAARAAWSAAVPGPLRVFDPNVRPTLLPDAAAVAALRDLTEEFFATADLVKLSSADAIVLYDEHDPAAAAARILALGAGAVVVTCGSRGAHVAAADGATDIPAPLVSAIDATGAGDSVMAALISRLLTDGRPTDLAAWSGHVRFALSVAGLVCERQGGATAMPTPSDLRARWGDL
- a CDS encoding superoxide dismutase family protein; protein product: MNTLVLAMMAPLMLAPPPVTEGTFKTWRDEARAVTYDTAVVPAGARATVTIIQNHAGVRVSLLATGLTPGRPYGAHLHTNPCGKDPAAAGPHYQNRLDPAAGPGKPSTDPAYANSRNEVWLDLIADRNGVGRAVTAQDWTFDDRQARSLVLHAEHTHTAPGEAGTAGARLACLTLPIALS
- a CDS encoding aminopeptidase P family protein: MAENSGAQPAAKTESHDPDFPEAFLSFMRQGWREDPLAVAPLPEVPNYAKRRNALSEAFPGETLIIPSGNEKVRANDTDYHFRPGSDFFYLTGDRDPDSVLILHPSGSGHDAVLYTRQRNSKDTDRFFRDRNGELWVGRTHTLSEKSTELGLTAAPLGDLGAALAGSAPGRTRVLRGLDPNVDRAVLAYEPDRAKPRDRALAAVISELKLVKDEWEIAQLQAAIDATVRGFEDVARILPADRSVKERLLEGVFGLRARHDGNDVGYTSIVGAGPHATILHWVRNTGVTTPGELLLMDMGVEGDNLYTADVTRTVPVNGTFTPLQRQVYDIVYASQQAGMDAIKPGVVFRDVHKVCMRVLAEGLHDLGLLPVSVDEAMADDSTVYRRWTLHGFGHMLGIDVHDCSAARNETYREGRLQEGYVLTVEPGLYFQPEDELVPEELRGLGVRIEDDVLVTADGCRNLSAGLPRASSEVEQWLASQREAGPRLPG